A single Kribbella aluminosa DNA region contains:
- a CDS encoding VanZ family protein — protein MNLSGTRFWLGTFTGVALLAMLLFPVAAAAVWVLARRRGLRDALAEVAIVYWTLPLVWMTMLPGSHAGVAPGRVSLIPFRDLLSDSAPQIVGNLLLFAVLGFFVPIRFAVGLRRVLAIAACCSVAIEVSQYVFRLDRVSSVDDVLLNTVGAGLAALASYRWWTCRPRMKNRIRARNAVRS, from the coding sequence GTGAATCTGAGCGGCACGCGCTTCTGGTTGGGTACGTTCACCGGGGTCGCCCTGCTGGCCATGCTGCTGTTCCCCGTCGCCGCGGCCGCGGTGTGGGTGCTGGCGCGCCGGCGGGGACTGCGCGACGCGCTCGCCGAGGTGGCGATTGTCTACTGGACGCTGCCGCTGGTCTGGATGACGATGCTCCCGGGCAGTCACGCCGGCGTCGCGCCCGGCCGGGTCAGCCTGATCCCGTTCCGCGACCTGCTCAGCGACTCCGCGCCGCAGATTGTCGGCAATCTACTGCTCTTCGCGGTTCTCGGCTTCTTCGTCCCGATCCGCTTCGCCGTCGGTCTCCGGCGGGTGCTGGCGATCGCGGCCTGCTGCTCCGTGGCGATCGAGGTGTCCCAGTACGTGTTCCGGCTGGACCGTGTGTCGTCGGTGGACGACGTACTGCTGAACACCGTCGGCGCCGGCCTCGCCGCGCTGGCGTCGTACCGCTGGTGGACATGTCGTCCGCGTATGAAAAACCGGATACGCGCTCGCAACGCCGTCCGCTCTTGA
- a CDS encoding D-isomer specific 2-hydroxyacid dehydrogenase family protein → MKPARTAELSTSAPVRTGITVFGCEPDEAILFRELAPRLGVLPTITAAAVAEETAELAFGNRCVSIGHKTRVTNEALRALSRTGVEYVSTRSIGYNHLDLQYAESVGITVGNVSYSPDSVADYTLMLMLMAIRNAKSVVRRADIHDYRLHDVRGRELRDLTVGVVGTGRIGAAVLNRLRGFGCRVLAFDNRPKTSADYVLLDELLAQSDILTLHTPLTPETHHLLDKQRIAQLLPGAVVVNTGRGALIDTEALAVALEEGRLGGAALDVLEGEEGIFYADHSNRPIKSSLLLRLQALPTVLISPHTAYYTDRALQDMVENSLVNCLNFESRKHHG, encoded by the coding sequence ATGAAACCAGCGCGTACTGCGGAACTGTCCACCTCCGCGCCCGTGCGGACGGGAATCACCGTCTTCGGCTGCGAACCGGACGAGGCGATCCTGTTCCGCGAACTCGCACCCCGGCTCGGCGTACTGCCGACCATCACCGCGGCCGCGGTCGCTGAGGAAACCGCGGAACTCGCCTTCGGGAATCGCTGCGTCAGCATCGGCCACAAGACCCGGGTGACGAACGAGGCATTGCGCGCGCTCAGCCGCACCGGCGTCGAATACGTGTCCACCCGGAGCATCGGCTACAACCACCTCGACCTGCAGTACGCCGAGAGCGTCGGAATCACCGTGGGAAACGTCTCCTACTCCCCCGACAGCGTCGCCGACTACACGTTGATGCTGATGCTGATGGCGATCCGCAACGCCAAGTCCGTCGTCCGGCGCGCGGACATCCACGACTACCGCCTGCACGACGTCCGCGGGCGGGAACTGCGGGACCTGACCGTCGGCGTCGTCGGCACCGGCCGGATCGGCGCCGCGGTCCTGAACCGGCTGCGCGGCTTCGGCTGCCGGGTGCTGGCCTTCGACAACCGCCCGAAGACCTCCGCGGACTACGTGCTCCTGGACGAACTGCTCGCGCAGAGCGACATCCTCACGTTGCACACTCCGCTGACCCCGGAAACGCACCATCTCCTGGACAAGCAACGCATTGCGCAATTGCTCCCCGGCGCTGTCGTGGTGAACACCGGACGCGGCGCGCTGATCGACACCGAGGCCCTTGCCGTTGCGCTGGAAGAAGGCCGGCTCGGCGGCGCCGCACTGGACGTTCTCGAAGGCGAGGAAGGAATCTTCTACGCCGACCACAGCAATCGCCCGATCAAAAGCTCGCTGCTCCTGCGATTGCAGGCCCTGCCAACGGTCCTGATCAGTCCGCACACCGCCTATTACACCGACCGCGCCCTCCAGGACATGGTCGAGAACTCCCTTGTCAATTGCCTGAACTTCGAAAGCAGGAAGCACCATGGGTAA
- the vanA gene encoding D-alanine--(R)-lactate ligase: MGKLKVGILFGGVSEEHGVSVKSAGQVAQHLDTDKYEPYYIGISQSGAWKLCDGPDTDWENGDSSPVVLSPDSSVRGLLVLESDRLGSRIRQGTYRTVNLDVILPVLHGKRGEDGAIQGLLELTGIPYAGCDIQSSVLCMDKTLTYLVVQSAGIPTPNFWIVGAKETVDPDQFSYPVFVKPARSGSSFGVSKVTSKDELAGAIETAAQYDAKILIEEAVVASEVGCAILGNEPELTVGEVDHIALSHGFFKIHQESTPESGSENSTPIVPADIPAETRSLVQETAKAIYRALGCTGLARVDLFLKEDGSVVLNEVNTFPGLTSYSRYPRMMTAAGLPLGEVIDRLVSATLSGSPR, from the coding sequence ATGGGTAAGTTGAAGGTCGGAATCCTGTTCGGCGGCGTGTCCGAGGAACACGGCGTCTCGGTCAAGTCCGCAGGCCAGGTCGCGCAGCACCTCGACACCGACAAGTACGAGCCGTACTACATCGGCATCTCGCAGAGCGGCGCGTGGAAACTGTGCGACGGCCCGGACACCGACTGGGAGAACGGCGACTCCAGCCCCGTCGTCCTGTCGCCGGACAGCAGCGTGCGCGGCCTGCTGGTCCTGGAGTCCGACCGGCTCGGCTCGCGGATCCGCCAGGGCACGTACCGGACCGTCAACCTCGACGTGATCCTGCCCGTACTGCACGGCAAGCGCGGCGAGGACGGCGCGATCCAGGGCCTGCTCGAACTCACCGGCATCCCGTACGCCGGTTGCGACATCCAGAGCTCGGTCCTGTGCATGGACAAGACGCTGACGTACCTCGTCGTGCAGAGCGCGGGCATCCCGACGCCGAACTTCTGGATCGTCGGCGCCAAGGAGACCGTCGACCCGGACCAGTTCAGCTACCCGGTCTTCGTCAAGCCGGCCCGCTCGGGGTCGTCGTTCGGCGTCAGCAAGGTGACGAGCAAGGACGAGCTGGCCGGCGCGATCGAGACGGCAGCGCAGTACGACGCGAAGATCCTGATCGAGGAGGCGGTCGTCGCCAGCGAGGTCGGCTGCGCGATCCTCGGGAACGAGCCGGAGCTGACCGTCGGCGAGGTCGACCACATCGCGCTGTCGCACGGGTTCTTCAAGATCCACCAGGAGAGCACGCCGGAGAGCGGTTCGGAGAACTCGACCCCGATCGTCCCGGCCGACATTCCGGCGGAGACGCGGTCGCTGGTCCAGGAGACCGCGAAGGCCATCTACCGCGCGCTGGGCTGCACCGGGCTGGCCCGCGTGGACCTGTTCCTCAAGGAGGACGGTTCCGTGGTCCTGAACGAGGTCAACACGTTCCCGGGTCTCACGTCGTACAGCCGGTATCCGCGGATGATGACGGCCGCCGGGCTGCCGCTCGGCGAGGTGATCGACCGGCTGGTGTCGGCGACGCTCTCGGGGAGTCCACGGTGA
- the vanX gene encoding D-Ala-D-Ala dipeptidase VanX — protein sequence MKSDLVYVDEFAAGIRWDAKYATWDNFTGKPVDGYRANRIVGTRALCAALERAQRKAEPLGFGLLLWDGYRPQRAVDNFLRWSELPEDGRTKPRHYPNLERAEMFAQGYVATRSGHSRGSAVDLTLYHLDTGELAPMGGDHDLMDSISHHGASGVTEIEARNRETLASVMEAAGFGRYASEWWHYTLRDEPYPDTYFDFPIA from the coding sequence GTGAAGTCTGACCTGGTCTACGTGGACGAGTTCGCCGCCGGGATCCGGTGGGACGCGAAGTACGCGACCTGGGACAACTTCACCGGCAAGCCGGTGGACGGCTACCGGGCCAACCGGATCGTCGGCACCCGCGCGCTGTGTGCGGCGCTCGAACGCGCGCAGCGGAAGGCCGAGCCGCTCGGGTTCGGTCTGCTGCTCTGGGACGGGTACCGCCCGCAACGGGCCGTCGACAACTTCCTGCGCTGGTCCGAGCTGCCCGAGGACGGCCGCACGAAACCACGGCACTACCCGAACCTGGAGCGTGCCGAGATGTTCGCCCAGGGGTACGTCGCGACCCGGTCGGGACACAGCCGCGGCAGCGCCGTCGACCTCACGCTCTACCACCTTGACACCGGCGAGCTGGCCCCGATGGGCGGCGACCACGACCTGATGGACTCGATCTCGCACCACGGCGCGAGCGGCGTCACCGAGATCGAGGCGCGGAATCGCGAAACGCTCGCGTCCGTGATGGAGGCCGCCGGGTTCGGGCGCTACGCCAGCGAGTGGTGGCACTACACGCTCCGCGACGAGCCGTACCCGGACACCTACTTCGATTTCCCGATCGCATGA
- a CDS encoding GNAT family N-acetyltransferase, with translation MIRPARPADSAAVNDLLEQLGYPQDDLAATAARIRFWADDPASAVYVADANGNLLGLVAVHVEPFIQLPGFSGRIVALVVSESARRQGVAGELMTAAESFAVRHGCVRFEVTSADHRADAHEFYQHRGYANQAGRSSRFILSAS, from the coding sequence ATGATCCGGCCGGCCCGCCCCGCCGACAGCGCAGCCGTCAACGACCTGCTGGAGCAGCTCGGCTATCCCCAGGACGACCTCGCCGCGACCGCCGCCCGGATCCGGTTCTGGGCCGATGACCCGGCCAGTGCCGTCTACGTGGCCGATGCCAACGGCAACCTTCTCGGCCTGGTCGCTGTGCACGTCGAGCCGTTCATCCAGTTGCCCGGCTTCTCCGGCCGCATCGTCGCCCTCGTCGTCTCCGAATCCGCCCGCCGCCAGGGCGTCGCGGGCGAACTGATGACGGCCGCGGAGTCGTTCGCCGTTCGGCACGGGTGCGTACGGTTCGAGGTCACCAGCGCCGACCACCGCGCCGACGCCCACGAGTTCTACCAGCACCGCGGCTACGCCAACCAGGCCGGCCGGTCCTCGCGGTTCATCCTCTCGGCGAGCTGA
- a CDS encoding DUF5134 domain-containing protein, whose protein sequence is MSHGMFPADSSIALTALTALTGVFAVSGLYGLWRVASGRGRGIETVVDVNHVLMSPAMLLMLWLPSAPSVTWVQIAVFSGLALVFFRHLSSSHGVTARTGALLHGGMNLGMVWMLAVGMTGMVGMSDMAGMDHGGGQTWTGLLSWSVVGLLVLSAAWWFGRMVRECGHRMLCCCHGLATGGMAAMLALMTPAL, encoded by the coding sequence ATGTCGCACGGAATGTTTCCGGCAGACTCGTCGATCGCATTGACGGCGTTGACAGCGTTGACGGGGGTTTTCGCGGTCTCCGGGCTGTACGGCCTGTGGCGGGTCGCGTCCGGGCGCGGCCGGGGGATCGAGACGGTCGTGGACGTGAACCACGTCCTGATGAGCCCGGCGATGCTGCTGATGCTGTGGCTGCCGTCGGCACCGAGCGTCACCTGGGTACAGATCGCGGTGTTCTCGGGGCTGGCGCTGGTGTTCTTCCGGCACCTCTCCAGCTCGCACGGCGTCACCGCGCGCACCGGCGCCCTGCTGCACGGCGGCATGAACCTGGGGATGGTGTGGATGCTCGCCGTCGGCATGACGGGGATGGTGGGGATGTCGGACATGGCCGGGATGGACCACGGAGGAGGGCAGACCTGGACAGGGTTGCTGAGCTGGTCGGTGGTCGGTCTGCTGGTGCTCTCGGCGGCGTGGTGGTTCGGCCGGATGGTCCGGGAGTGCGGTCACCGCATGCTGTGCTGCTGCCACGGCCTGGCGACCGGCGGCATGGCAGCCATGCTCGCCCTGATGACTCCGGCGCTGTAG
- a CDS encoding cytochrome c oxidase assembly protein → MAPTRHRPWLIRYVVLLGVLAVAVPLVTTGVMGPDSYLPIARDDPGRATGLITTFVRAVADLSSLVTVGALASALFAGKVRPVQDKASRRQLEVAEWFEPVVVRRAATAWVISSGLLIALDSADSNGYSLGKLADPQALWFALFSGDAGRSWMVTFATAVVVLVTCVLSVRWIGYAVALGAALAGSLAPVVVGQILVGPRHDFGSDAGILQTVAGQVLLGMIVVQALRVVTGRRVRALDRVHWRSTAAVLFGVLVVTEGILLWFKLAGSSPFASATGWLSLGQFVALGVVGAGLAAVHRGRITGAAVLLASGTAGFVAAGLAMTRIPPPQFFVPTSISQIFFGFDVKVPPGLGALAGQWRPNLLFVTAAVVAVAGYLVGVRRLARRGERWPVARTIAWTLGWVVIVVVTSSGLGKYSGADFAVHMAVHMALSMLAPIPLVLGGPITLALRALPAATKDADKDAQPGPHEWVLAFLHSRPLQALYHPLFVFTVYIGSYYALYLTNAFGTLMKFHWAHQLMNLHFLVVGCLYFGLVIGVDRTPHQMPSLAKLAVLLGAMPFHAFFGVILMSDGAIIGKSFYDHLELPWTRDLAATQHVAGGIAWAGSEIPLLIVVVVLALQWAVQDGRAARRIDRHLDSGLDHSYDAYNAMLQRLARRTESTQERR, encoded by the coding sequence GTGGCACCGACACGCCACCGGCCGTGGCTGATCCGGTACGTCGTTCTGCTCGGCGTGCTGGCGGTCGCCGTACCGCTCGTCACCACCGGCGTGATGGGTCCGGACAGCTATCTGCCGATCGCCCGCGACGACCCCGGCCGGGCGACCGGACTGATCACGACATTCGTCCGGGCTGTGGCGGATCTCTCGTCGCTGGTCACGGTCGGTGCGCTGGCGTCGGCGCTGTTCGCGGGCAAGGTCCGGCCGGTCCAGGACAAGGCCTCGCGGCGGCAGCTCGAGGTGGCGGAGTGGTTCGAGCCGGTCGTCGTACGGCGGGCCGCGACCGCCTGGGTGATCAGCTCGGGACTGCTCATCGCCCTCGACTCGGCGGATTCGAACGGGTATTCGCTCGGCAAGCTCGCCGACCCTCAGGCGCTGTGGTTCGCGCTGTTCTCGGGTGACGCCGGGCGGTCGTGGATGGTGACGTTCGCCACCGCGGTCGTGGTGCTCGTCACCTGTGTGCTGAGCGTGCGCTGGATCGGGTACGCCGTCGCCCTCGGGGCCGCGCTGGCGGGTTCGCTGGCGCCGGTCGTCGTCGGGCAGATCCTGGTCGGTCCGCGGCACGACTTCGGCAGCGACGCCGGTATCTTGCAGACGGTCGCCGGTCAGGTACTGCTCGGGATGATCGTCGTCCAGGCGCTGCGGGTCGTGACCGGGCGCCGGGTTCGTGCGCTGGACCGGGTGCACTGGCGCAGTACGGCCGCGGTGCTGTTCGGCGTACTCGTGGTGACCGAAGGCATCCTGCTCTGGTTCAAGCTCGCCGGCTCGTCGCCGTTCGCGAGTGCTACCGGGTGGTTGAGCCTGGGGCAGTTCGTGGCACTCGGTGTGGTCGGGGCCGGACTCGCCGCGGTGCACCGGGGCCGGATCACGGGTGCCGCCGTACTGCTGGCCAGTGGTACGGCGGGCTTCGTCGCGGCCGGTCTCGCGATGACGCGGATCCCGCCGCCGCAGTTCTTCGTGCCGACGTCGATCAGTCAGATCTTCTTCGGGTTCGACGTCAAGGTCCCGCCGGGGCTCGGCGCGCTGGCCGGGCAGTGGCGGCCGAACCTGCTGTTCGTCACGGCTGCGGTCGTCGCCGTCGCCGGCTATCTCGTGGGCGTCCGGCGGCTCGCGCGGCGGGGCGAGCGCTGGCCGGTCGCGCGGACGATCGCCTGGACGCTCGGCTGGGTGGTCATCGTCGTGGTGACCAGCTCCGGCCTCGGGAAGTACTCCGGCGCCGACTTCGCCGTACACATGGCCGTGCACATGGCGTTGAGCATGCTGGCGCCGATCCCGCTGGTGCTCGGCGGGCCGATCACGCTCGCGCTGCGGGCGCTACCGGCCGCGACCAAGGACGCCGATAAGGACGCACAGCCGGGGCCGCACGAGTGGGTGCTCGCGTTCCTGCACTCGCGGCCGTTGCAGGCGTTGTACCACCCGTTGTTCGTGTTCACCGTGTACATCGGTTCGTACTACGCCTTGTACCTGACCAACGCCTTCGGGACCCTGATGAAGTTCCATTGGGCCCACCAACTGATGAACCTGCACTTCCTGGTCGTCGGCTGCCTGTACTTCGGTCTCGTGATCGGCGTCGACCGCACGCCGCACCAAATGCCGTCGCTGGCGAAGCTCGCCGTACTGCTCGGCGCGATGCCGTTCCACGCATTCTTCGGCGTCATCCTGATGTCCGACGGCGCGATCATCGGCAAGTCCTTCTACGACCACCTCGAACTGCCCTGGACGCGCGACCTCGCCGCGACGCAGCACGTCGCCGGCGGGATCGCCTGGGCGGGCAGCGAGATCCCGTTGCTGATCGTGGTCGTCGTACTGGCACTGCAGTGGGCGGTCCAGGACGGCCGGGCCGCGCGCCGGATCGACCGGCACCTGGACAGCGGCCTCGACCACTCGTACGACGCCTACAACGCGATGCTCCAGCGGCTCGCCCGGCGTACCGAATCCACCCAGGAGCGCCGGTGA